One genomic window of Tachypleus tridentatus isolate NWPU-2018 chromosome 12, ASM421037v1, whole genome shotgun sequence includes the following:
- the LOC143234370 gene encoding PI-PLC X domain-containing protein 3-like, giving the protein MLVTKIFVLSAALLLHVPDTIGTPLLSRIRRYLGLESDMDAPSVFLTVSSLASTSFMGKITYRQLELNWHSVPSEVLSDQSTWVGLFDHDPEKGIDDALEKVYTSEHGEDHYETKVSYHRPNFLSENLTDACQGYWIGLIYKDRLLASNCIRGRPNWMYEMRDVIGDETLLSVMLPGTHNSGSHQEYDSIKDHIISRYQICQDEDIWNQLVYGIRFIDLRIGWSKLFNSSEEYWIYHDSFRSQPSLREVLEQIRQFLDATNEILVVDFHRFTSGFGGRLADERHQKVMTMIVEELGEYMLPLSSGPSTTLNDMWRSNKRVLVGYSAPQRVESNLLFQSVSHLWANKDTVEGLEDYLNNGVCKYRYNFLWAAMASLTPETIGTILNRYGGLRQMAQDVNGPVTKWFRERWWHCANIVATDFFLGNNLIEVSIESNRKRYA; this is encoded by the exons ATGTTGGTTACGAAGATCTTTGTTTTATCAGCTGCTCTGCTACTGCATGTTCCAGATACGATAGGAACACCACTTCTGTCGAGAATACGCC GATATCTTGGGCTAGAGTCTGATATGGACGCCCCAAGCGTATTTCTGACCGTATCGTCTTTGGCATCAACGAGCTTTATGGGAAAGATCACCTATCGTCAACTCGAGCTCAATTGGCACAGCGTACCCTCAGAAGTTTTGTCTGACCAGTCCACATGGGTGGGGTTGTTCGACCACGACCCAGAAAAGGGCATCGATGATGCGCTGGAAAAAGTGTACACAAGCGAACACGGGGAAGACCATTACGAGACAAAGGTCAGTTACCATCGACCCAATTTCTTGTCAGAGAACCTAACGGATGCTTGCCAGGGATACTGGATTGGTCTCATTTATAAAGATCGACTTCTCGCCAGTAACTGCATACGCGGCAGGCCTAACTGGATGTACGAGATGCGTGACGTCATCGGAGACGAAACTCTACTAAGTGTAATGCTTCCTGGTACTCATAACTCCGGAAGTCACCAAGAGTACGACTCAATCAAAGATCACATCATCTCTCGCTACCAAATCTGCCAGGACGAAGACATATGGAACCAGCTGGTCTATGGCATTAGATTCATTGACCTGAGAATCGGTTGGTCTAAGTTGTTTAACAGCAGTGAGGAATACTGGATTTACCACGATTCCTTCCGCAGCCAACCTTCTCTGCGAGAAGTTCTTGAGCAGATTCGTCAGTTCCTGGATGCCACAAACGAAATACTGGTCGTTGATTTCCACCGATTCACTTCTGGATTCGGAGGAAGACTTGCAGATGAGCGTCACCAGAAGGTGATGACAATGATCGTTGAGGAACTAGGAGAGTACATGTTGCCTCTATCCTCAGGTCCAAGCACCACACTAAACGACATGTGGAGGAGTAATAAGCGTGTTCTAGTGGGTTACAGTGCACCACAACGAGTTGAAAGCAATCTTTTGTTCCAGTCAGTATCCCATCTATGGGCGAATAAAGACACAGTGGAAGGTCTAGAAGATTACCTGAACAACGGAGTGTGCAAGTATAGATACAACTTTCTTTGGGCAGCCATGGCGTCACTCACACCTGAGACTATAGGGACAATTTTAAACAGATACGGAGGCCTCCGCCAGATGGCGCAGGATGTCAATGGTCCTGTTACTAAATGGTTTCGGGAGCGGTGGTGGCATTGTGCTAACATTGTGGCTACAGACTTTTTCTTGGGGAATAATTTAATCGAAGTCTCTATTGAATCTAATAGAAAACGATATGCATAG